In a genomic window of Desulfovibrio sp. JC022:
- the mtaB gene encoding tRNA (N(6)-L-threonylcarbamoyladenosine(37)-C(2))-methylthiotransferase MtaB — MDMVMKKFWITTLGCKINQYESESVRERWLSMGYEQAENDAEAHEIVINSCAVTAAALRDLRQTVRGINRRNPEGKIIISGCAAQVFAKELSELPGVADVIPQERKFELLKLEDGPENSKETTIFQPFEIEDYERSRAVVKVQDGCSHRCTYCIVPITRGPSVSRAVDDVLKEISRLLEAGFREMIISGINLSHYGREFEERIDFWDLMERIEDEFGTEWGGRARLRISSLEPGQLKERALEIFSKSKLICPQLHLSLQSGDRQVLKRMGRGHYKPEDVLVFLDKLKDIWPVFGLGADILTGFPGETEEEFKNTLEFCRKLPLSYAHVFPYSVRPGTIAASMKGQLDGPTKKERGRILRELVEEKKQEFLQKISEMDSLKVLFQNKNKGICEFYSTCILEDEFENEVPRDLVEVKPIAAKDGSLTVKIK; from the coding sequence ATGGACATGGTTATGAAGAAATTCTGGATTACCACTTTAGGTTGCAAGATCAACCAATACGAAAGCGAATCTGTACGCGAACGCTGGCTGAGCATGGGGTATGAGCAGGCGGAAAATGATGCTGAGGCTCATGAGATTGTGATCAACTCATGCGCTGTGACAGCTGCGGCCCTGCGCGACCTGCGCCAGACCGTGCGGGGCATAAATCGCCGTAACCCTGAAGGCAAAATTATTATTTCCGGATGTGCCGCACAGGTTTTTGCCAAGGAACTTTCTGAACTTCCCGGCGTGGCCGACGTAATTCCGCAGGAGCGCAAATTCGAGTTGCTCAAACTTGAAGATGGACCTGAAAATTCCAAAGAGACAACAATATTTCAGCCTTTTGAAATTGAAGATTACGAACGCTCAAGGGCTGTGGTCAAAGTTCAGGACGGCTGTTCCCATCGTTGCACCTATTGCATCGTGCCTATAACCAGAGGGCCGAGCGTGAGTCGTGCCGTCGACGACGTGCTTAAGGAAATCTCCCGTTTGCTTGAAGCAGGATTCCGCGAAATGATTATCAGCGGCATCAACCTCAGCCACTATGGACGCGAATTTGAAGAGCGTATTGATTTCTGGGATCTCATGGAGCGCATTGAAGATGAGTTCGGAACAGAGTGGGGCGGGCGCGCAAGGCTGCGCATCAGTTCTCTTGAACCGGGCCAGCTTAAAGAGCGTGCTCTGGAAATCTTTTCCAAGTCCAAACTGATCTGTCCGCAACTTCATCTTTCCTTGCAAAGCGGTGATCGCCAAGTGCTTAAGCGCATGGGCAGAGGTCATTATAAACCGGAAGATGTGTTGGTCTTTTTGGATAAGCTCAAAGATATATGGCCTGTTTTTGGGCTTGGAGCGGATATCCTGACCGGTTTTCCCGGAGAAACCGAAGAAGAATTCAAGAATACTCTTGAATTTTGCCGCAAACTTCCTCTATCTTATGCGCACGTTTTTCCGTACTCTGTGCGTCCGGGAACCATAGCCGCTTCCATGAAAGGGCAGCTTGACGGACCCACCAAAAAGGAACGGGGCCGGATTCTGCGCGAATTGGTAGAAGAAAAGAAGCAGGAATTCCTGCAAAAAATTTCAGAAATGGACTCACTGAAAGTCCTTTTCCAAAATAAAAATAAGGGCATCTGTGAATTCTATTCCACCTGCATTCTGGAAGACGAATTCGAAAACGAAGTGCCTCGTGACTTAGTCGAAGTTAAACCGATAGCAGCCAAAGACGGCAGCCTGACGGTAAAAATAAAATAA
- a CDS encoding DEAD/DEAH box helicase, giving the protein MSFDQFQFDMRLVSGIRSAGYEVPTPVQVKTIPAVLEGRDVMGLAQTGTGKTAAFALPVLQRLLDQEASKRGPVRVLILSPTRELAMQTHETFIELGRQTGIRSAAVYGGAGIGKQAKEVKKATVVNATPGRLLDLLERGEIDLSHVDTLILDEADHMLDMGFMDEVEKVLSSLPAKRQNLMFSATMPDQISTLSKTILNDPEVVRVAVTVSADGVKHFCCPVPLHLKQSFLKNLLMEIFYERVLIFVRTKRWARRLALRLIKDGLPAADLHGDLSQSKRNRALEGFKNGEFSILVATDLAARGIDCSNITHVINYDMPDNVEIFVHRTGRTGRADAKGTAYTFVANEEKTRLAEIEEGLGCGLELLYLDQFNYNAPKSDFSSSSSDKKEGKKRNGPDRKEGRKRYGSDKKEGRKRNSSDKKGRRKRNTPHKK; this is encoded by the coding sequence TTGAGTTTCGATCAATTCCAGTTTGACATGCGCCTTGTCTCGGGCATCCGCAGTGCCGGATATGAAGTACCCACCCCTGTGCAGGTGAAGACTATTCCAGCTGTGCTTGAAGGACGTGATGTCATGGGCCTTGCCCAGACCGGTACAGGTAAGACTGCCGCTTTCGCGCTGCCTGTGCTGCAGCGTTTGCTCGATCAAGAAGCCTCGAAACGTGGTCCGGTTCGGGTGTTGATACTTTCACCCACCCGTGAACTGGCTATGCAGACTCATGAAACATTCATTGAGTTGGGCAGGCAGACCGGAATTCGCAGTGCTGCTGTTTATGGCGGCGCGGGAATCGGCAAGCAGGCCAAAGAGGTCAAGAAGGCTACCGTGGTCAATGCCACTCCCGGAAGGCTGCTCGATCTGCTGGAGCGTGGTGAAATAGATCTTTCCCATGTAGATACCCTTATCTTGGATGAAGCGGATCATATGCTTGATATGGGGTTTATGGACGAAGTGGAGAAGGTGCTTTCCAGTCTTCCGGCAAAGCGACAGAATTTGATGTTTTCCGCTACCATGCCTGATCAAATCAGCACGCTTTCCAAGACTATCCTGAATGACCCGGAAGTGGTGCGAGTGGCAGTTACAGTCAGCGCGGACGGAGTTAAGCATTTTTGCTGTCCCGTTCCTTTGCATTTGAAACAGAGTTTTCTAAAAAATCTGCTAATGGAAATTTTTTATGAGCGGGTGCTGATTTTTGTGCGTACCAAACGCTGGGCCAGAAGGCTTGCTCTGCGGCTAATAAAGGATGGGTTGCCTGCTGCGGACCTGCATGGTGATCTTTCCCAAAGCAAGCGTAATCGTGCCCTTGAAGGCTTTAAGAACGGGGAATTCTCTATCCTTGTTGCCACTGACCTTGCTGCGCGAGGCATCGACTGCTCAAACATCACTCACGTCATAAATTATGACATGCCCGACAATGTGGAAATTTTTGTCCATCGCACGGGCAGGACAGGACGGGCTGATGCTAAAGGCACTGCCTATACTTTTGTTGCAAATGAAGAAAAGACCCGTCTTGCTGAAATTGAAGAAGGTCTAGGCTGTGGGTTGGAGCTTCTTTATCTGGATCAGTTCAATTACAACGCTCCCAAGTCTGATTTCTCTTCATCTTCTTCGGATAAAAAAGAGGGCAAAAAGCGCAATGGACCGGATAGAAAAGAAGGTAGAAAGCGTTACGGATCGGACAAAAAAGAAGGAAGAAAGCGCAACTCCTCGGATAAGAAAGGACGAAGAAAGCGTAACACCCCGCATAAAAAGTAA
- a CDS encoding class I SAM-dependent methyltransferase, producing the protein MQEQSTVEMGKIHHAFMGPEEMVIDPSLYSDSPLLTDVDRMSDPSVRISDSMIMGMVLKFFYCYVHKSGFDKPVSLEEVSKLCEMFSRHRSLNEPDDDIELMNYLRQWSFSLRMLADITKTSHIIRSIVTQNISPKLLEQDEYVGLDIGTGTGILLLAQHIHARRNGFKNITLYGIEYDKMVGLQSYKIFKELGIAEIILGDARDAKNYAPLANKVVTFVSNETVAAMHQPLRREHFVSICKTLFRTLGKNIKDAAFFPEGLIAFCKDLNVSVLLAKNTAFQGPKEYHDMNLFPQGIIIEGNIVPLHQLGEELLPYLSEWAQRRLPRRW; encoded by the coding sequence ATGCAGGAACAAAGCACAGTTGAGATGGGTAAAATTCACCATGCGTTCATGGGCCCGGAAGAGATGGTCATTGATCCGTCACTATATTCTGACAGTCCGCTGCTTACAGATGTGGACCGCATGAGCGATCCTTCGGTCAGGATTTCCGATTCCATGATCATGGGCATGGTACTCAAATTTTTCTATTGCTATGTACACAAGAGCGGTTTTGACAAACCCGTCTCCCTTGAGGAAGTAAGCAAGCTGTGTGAGATGTTCAGCCGTCACCGCAGCCTCAATGAGCCTGATGACGATATCGAATTGATGAATTATCTGCGTCAGTGGTCCTTTTCCCTGCGCATGCTCGCGGACATCACCAAGACCAGCCACATCATTCGTTCCATCGTGACCCAGAACATTTCTCCCAAACTCCTTGAGCAGGATGAGTATGTCGGTCTCGACATCGGTACCGGAACCGGAATTCTGCTCCTTGCTCAGCACATCCACGCCCGTCGCAACGGTTTTAAGAACATCACTCTCTACGGAATTGAATACGACAAAATGGTAGGTTTGCAGAGCTACAAAATTTTTAAGGAACTGGGTATTGCTGAAATTATCCTCGGTGACGCTCGCGATGCCAAGAACTACGCTCCTCTGGCAAATAAAGTTGTGACTTTTGTTTCCAACGAAACCGTAGCCGCTATGCATCAGCCTCTGCGCCGTGAACATTTTGTTTCCATTTGCAAGACCCTATTTCGCACCCTCGGCAAAAACATCAAAGATGCTGCATTCTTCCCCGAAGGATTGATCGCCTTCTGCAAGGATTTGAATGTATCAGTGCTGCTGGCTAAGAACACTGCCTTTCAGGGACCCAAGGAATATCATGACATGAACCTGTTTCCGCAAGGCATCATAATCGAAGGAAATATTGTGCCCCTGCATCAGCTCGGCGAAGAACTGCTGCCCTATCTTTCTGAGTGGGCGCAGCGCAGGCTGCCGCGCAGGTGGTAG